The window TCTACACATTGATGCGATGGATCCGACCTGCATGGACGCCGACTGGGACTGTCTTAAAAGCATTTGCGCAAATACGGGCATTAAGGTTATCGGCAACAATTCCATCAATTCAGAAGAAAAGGTAAGGAAAATGTATGAATGCGGTGTTTTCGGCTTTTCAATAGCCCGTGCAGTCATTTCCGGAACTCTGGATTTCAATATTTAACAGTGTTAATACAAACTTATATTAACATTCAAGATTAAACTTATAAATAATTATATTAATGGGTGATTTCATGAATTTTATAACTCTTAAAAACATTTCAAAATCCTTCAATGGAGTTGATGTTTTAAAGGATATTAACTTGGAGATAGGCGAAGGGGAAACATTAGGTATTTTGGGACGCAGTGGAAGCGGAAAATCAGTTTTAATCAACATGCTTAGAGGAACGCTTGACTACAAGCCGGATTCAGGAAGCATATTGCTTAACATTGCCGTATGTCCTGACTGTCTCACCGTTGAGCCTCCATCATTTGAAGGCAAAAAATGCGCTTGCGGCCATGAACTGCAGGTTCAGGAAGTTGATTTCTTTAACTGCGACAGAAAGTTATTCGCAGCTATTAAAAGAAGAATTTCAATTATGCTCCAGCGTAACTTCGCATTATACGACGAAGAAACCGTAATCGAAAACGTAATGAGAGCAATCGGGGACAGACTTCCATATGAAGAAGGACTTTACAGGTCTCTCGAATTGCTGGAAATGGTTCAGATGAACCACCGTATCACTCACATTGCACGTGACTTGAGTGGGGGAGAAAAGCAGAGGGTAGTTCTTGCAAGACAGCTTGCTAAGGGGCCAATGACATTTTTAGCAGACGAACCGACTGGTACTCTTGACCCTCAGACCGCCGTAAAGCTTCACAATACCTTGAAAGAAGGTGTTAAGGACGAAGGAATCACCATGTTAATCACTTCCCACTGGCCTGAAGTAATGACAGAATTGGCAGATAAGGTAATCTGGCTTGAAGACGGCCAAATCAAAGAGGAAGGCGAACCTCAAACCGTAGTTGACAATTTCATGGCTACCGTACCTGTTCCTAAAAAGCCGGAAATCCCTGAATTCGGTGAACCTGAAATTGTTCTCGAAGACGTTAAAAAGCACTATTATTCAATCGAAAGGGGAGTCATCAAGGCCGTTGACGGTGTTACATTAACTATTAATAATGAAGAAATCTTCGGTATTGTCGGTTTAAGCGGATCCGGTAAAACCACAACTTCAAGAATGATTTTCGGTCTCACCGAGCCAAGCAGCGGTAAAATCGAAATAAGGCTTGGTGAAGATGAATGGATTGACATGACCAAGGTCGGTCCTCTTAATCGTGGTCGTATCATGCCGTATTTAGGCTTGCTGCACCAGGAATATTCACTTTATCCTCACAGAACCATTTTAGGTAACCTGACCGATGCAATCAGTCTGGACTTGCCTGCAGAATTCGGTAAAATCAAGGCAATTCACGCACTGACCACTGTAGGATTCAGTGAGGAACTTGCAGCATCAATTCTTGAAAAACATCCTGACGAACTGAGTGTAGGTGAAAAGCATAGGGTTGCACTTGCGCAGGTATTAATCAAGGAACCTAAAATTATTCTTTTAGACGAGCCAACGGGAACTATGGATCCTATTACCCGTGTAGTCGTAACCGATTCAATCCTTAAGGCACGTGCCGAACTGGAACAGACTTTCATTATCATTTCACACGATATGGACTTCGTACTGGACGTTTGTGACAGGGCAGCATTAATGAGAGGAGGAAAACTGCTGGATATCGGTACTCCTGAAGATATCGTTAATCAGCTGACTCCGGACGAAAA is drawn from Methanobrevibacter millerae and contains these coding sequences:
- the atwA gene encoding methyl coenzyme M reductase system, component A2, with protein sequence MNFITLKNISKSFNGVDVLKDINLEIGEGETLGILGRSGSGKSVLINMLRGTLDYKPDSGSILLNIAVCPDCLTVEPPSFEGKKCACGHELQVQEVDFFNCDRKLFAAIKRRISIMLQRNFALYDEETVIENVMRAIGDRLPYEEGLYRSLELLEMVQMNHRITHIARDLSGGEKQRVVLARQLAKGPMTFLADEPTGTLDPQTAVKLHNTLKEGVKDEGITMLITSHWPEVMTELADKVIWLEDGQIKEEGEPQTVVDNFMATVPVPKKPEIPEFGEPEIVLEDVKKHYYSIERGVIKAVDGVTLTINNEEIFGIVGLSGSGKTTTSRMIFGLTEPSSGKIEIRLGEDEWIDMTKVGPLNRGRIMPYLGLLHQEYSLYPHRTILGNLTDAISLDLPAEFGKIKAIHALTTVGFSEELAASILEKHPDELSVGEKHRVALAQVLIKEPKIILLDEPTGTMDPITRVVVTDSILKARAELEQTFIIISHDMDFVLDVCDRAALMRGGKLLDIGTPEDIVNQLTPDEKEDMLKRDE